GGATGAAGTAGAAAGTCTGTTTCTACAATTCTGCAAGGGAAAGACGACATGGGCAAGCATACGCTGAATCACTACAGGATCGTAATGTCCGACAGGCGAAATCAGACTGAAACGCCTGAACCAAAATGGTATGAGACTCAGATGAATTGGTTGGGATGACAATTCACCGAACGGATATTGTAGTCTTCGGTCCAGAGGTGGGCCCTAAATCGTCAGAATTATCTCTGATATGGAACTTGGTAACCCGTATTGCCCCCTCAAAGAGGTATGAACTTCGCGAGAAGAACAAATGGACAAGACGGGAGAGGAAGCAGCAAAAAAGCCAAAGCCTGCCTGTAATGGGTAGGATAGGTGTGTCTACTCTAACCCGAAATGGTGCAGACTTGCTGCTGGTTCTTTACGGCATTGAAAGGAGGTATATCGATGAATGTACAGCATTCAATTACGCCACAGAGCGAGAAGCGTACAGACAGAGACCTTGCCAGAAAATGGAATTCCATTGACTGGAAAAGTGTTGAAGAATTTGTTAATCGACTACAGACCCGAATCGCAAAGGCTGTGCAAAAAGAGCAATGAAATTTGAAAAAAAATATGGAAATTCCGGCGCCCAGACAAAATTGTCCGATTTTTGCACTACCGCCCTAATTTAGGGTTGTGAAGAGCCTGAGCCCGGTGCCTCGAAAGGGGCACGCCGGGTTCTTAGAAGACGGGAGAGGAAGTAATTCCTCTCTTGTTATTCGACCCCTTGCTCCTCTGTTGTATGGACTTTGCCAAGTGGGGGAGATACAATGTTTAGATAATTATGAAATTGTCTGGATTATTCGTTGCAAAACGCCAGCAGGAGATCAAGGGCCACCCAGAAATAAGATCGGTTGTAGTTTCGAATGTGAGAAAAAAATAGTTTAATTCAGAGAACTGGCAGATGGAGAATTATCAAAATTTCTAAATCAAATGTTTTTCATTCCTGACAAAACGCAATCAACACCTCAAGCGCCGCCACATGCTCTTCTCCGCCGCATTTCCTCACTATCTCGGCTGATTGCTCAATCAATGCCCACAATTCCGGATCACGCGTCATCACATACCGTGTCGCATGTACTGTTGCCTCAATGATCCCTGCAAAGGCCCGGTTGGGAGGATGCGGCTGCAGGTCAAGAATTTCAGATGCAACCGGTGTTAATTCCACCACCAGCGTCTTCGGGTTGTCGCTCACAATGGTGGTGGTGAAGGCCTCCCATGCCTCACATCCTTCACCGACAGATAACCGTTGCATGGTCACCGGAATATCCACACCTTCGGTTAATATTTTGGTTGATATTTCGGTAAATGCTTCATCCGGCAGATCACCAAACGCTGACTCTACATATACCATCGGGTCAAACGTGAGGTTTGCCACCACCCACCCGGACGCCCGGATGTTTGCCTCGGTATGTGTGCCGTGAAAGAGTTGCATCATCGTGCGGCCGCGGCGAGCGATGATCCCCATCGGTGCCGCGTTGGGGATACCGGTTTCGGGGTTCACGGTCGTTGCGATGACTTCGTTTATGCCGTCTGCGAGGATTCCCAATTCCATCCCTCTCTGAGTGCAAGATAAATGCCTGCTATGGTGATGTCCGCAATCGATCCCGGATTGATGCCCCGTGCGAGGCATTCCTCATCGAAGTCCTCCGCACTGCGAATACCGGCAGATACCTCTTTTGCCTGTTTCATTGTCCATTCCGCAATATCCCTGCCATGCTTCTTGATAATGAAGGTGTCCGGCTCCGATTCGAGAAGTGAGAAGAATGCCCGGACTATGGCCTGTTTGCCGTCCGGTGCCGCAAGGAGGAAATCCGCTACCCGGCGGCTGAGGGCAAACCCGTTCAGCCACTCCCGGCAGACCATATCTCCCGGTGCAGAGTAGGAGATGATATCTTTGAGTGTCAGCTTCTCGTCACGGATGTGGCGGGCAGATTCCGGATCATTGACATCCAGATCATCAGTCTTATTCATCCGGACTTCTGTGAGACCGAAGGCCTCATAAAAATTAAGAGCATCTTCGACCGTTGTCCGTGCAGTGATATCCAGCGCTCCTTCGATACCATCCCCCATGATCAGGGGGAACAACAGAATATACGCGCCAAAATGAGTATTGCCGCCTTCATGTACCGCAGTCAGGGAGACCGCTTCTTTGAGGCATGCCCCCAGCCCTGCAGTACTGTATTCTGCTGTCACAAAAGCAGGGCGTGCAAGAATCGCTGATGCCAGAAAATGCTCAAGCCATGTATCTTCATAATCATGGCACCGGTCCACATTCCCCGGTTTGGGGTATGCACAGACCTCAAGCATCATCGCTATCTGTGCACATTCACTCCGTCGCATAGAACGCATCGCCTTCAAACACCCGCTTCATCAGTTTTTCCGAAAGACGCCTCTTATATCGCATGTAGTCAGGCAAACTCAGACCAGCCTCCTGCAGGGCCATATTGCGGAAGATACACGGCGTCGAACTCTTGCAGCACCAGGCAAGACTCCCGAAACAGGTATTCTCCCCTCCTTCGATGGGCGTGTTTTTCACTCCATTGAGTTTCAGGGACATGAATTCATTCCGTGAAATCCCGAGGGTTTCAAGAACCGGCAGAAGGGGACATTTTTTCACCGGCATGCAGCAGAAGGTCAGGCTGCGGATATCTCCGCCGCGGCAGAGTTGCTTCGGGGCGTTGTACCATCCCGTTTCATCCGCATACGCTGCAATCTTCTCGTTTAGGGACGCGAGTGTTTCCGGGTCTGCATGACGTGCAAGAGAGATCAGATCCGCCCCATGGGCAAGCATGTCCTTTGCAACCGAAAATGACGAGATGGAATTGTTTGCAATCAGAATAAGCGGGCATGCATTGCGGATCTGGCGGAGTTTGGTATGGCCGAAATCCATCAGGTCGATGTGCAGGATATCTGCACCGGCCTGCCAGAGAGCACGGGCCAGCGCACGGTCATCGTCCGCTACACCGGCACGAATCTTCACCGAAACCGTAACATTCTCTGCTTTCAGTGCCCGGACGGTCTCCTCCAGTTTCCCGGTGTCATGCAGCAGCGCTTCGCCACACCCTGTCGCAATTATGGGCTCCTGCCTGCAGTGCGCATCAATTTCATACACAAGGCCGGGACCGACTGCCCGCGCCACCGCTGCAAATGATTCCGGTGCACTTCCGCGCATATTTACCGCGACAACAAGACCGCTCTCAACAAGGATCTGTGCCTGTGCACGAATTTCAGCAATCGGGTTGTCTGTGAGGAATTCTTCCCTTCCTGACTCCACAAGAAGGCGGGATGCTGCCATTGTGGCTTCGTCAATTGAATACCCCCCGATACAGACCATGCCTGCATTTTCACTGCGTGCCAGTGCATATTCAGCATCAACCACACCAGCCATTGATGCCAGTGCAATGGGGGTCTGTACAACCGTCCCATTTACCATCAGTTCATACCGATCATAGGGGTCCATAATCATCCTATTGTATTCATTTTTCTTCGGCATATGTAATGGCTTCCTATATGCTCTCCCGTACGGATATCAATACCGTGGTGCGGGAAATAACTCTCTTTACCCATATCTTCGGGTATCGCTGGATAATACCGAATGGTGCTTTCCTTCATATAATACCGCCTTCGCATTGCTCCCTTGTGCGAACATATCTCGTGCTCCCGATTTACCGGATAATTCGTTCACAATTTTTCCACAGGGGATACTTCCAGCGCACAAAAACGTCTGCAATAATACCAGAAACAGCACGGAAGGCCTTCCCTTTCAGTGATGTATAGTACTGTGGGTTTATCAGAAGGAGGCATCCCTCCCACTCTGTTTGAATCTGCCATGCCGGTTTTTTGTCTGCTGATATTTTTTGCAGGTTCCTGAATTCGGGAGAACCTATGGCTGATCCGAATGTTGAGGGGGTGTTTGCGTGTATCTCTTAGCGCACACAGGTTGAAATGAATAGACAGATCATTATATACGAAAACACGCTGGAATTGTCTGTTTGTGCCAGAAATGATTTACTTTTCACCATATGGCGAAGAAATATGAAATAATCATATATCATTGTGTAAATAACCGGATGGTATCGTATGGGATAATTCTGTTTTCTCCTTTTTTTAATCGCCATTTTTCGGGAATTAGAGGATAAAATGGACGTATTTCAGATTCATCTTTTGTGAGTGAAATAATACCTGCAAATTGGCATTTATTTGTAAAAATGATGGATTATTGCGAGTTACTGTGCGGCCGTAACCCACAGATAATTTGAGAGGATGTATTCGTTGTCTGCAGATGAGATCAGACAACTCCGGGCTTCTGTGTGGATTTGATTTTTCTGATCAAATAGACGTCATAGATCCTGTTTAACCGAAGAATTGTCTCATTTTGGTATTTTTCAAATTGGTGCTGATCCAAATTTGGATTTGCAGGGGTGAGACTGGAGGGGGGTTCTATTCCTCTCATCCGGCGTGTCAGGTTATTTAAGATAAACTCAGGGACAAATAATCGGGTTCAGACGAATGAATTTGTTCATTAACGGCAGTTTATTGTCTAAGGGTCCGGTACATCATTGGTAGTGTCACCATATTGTGTAGGTAACCGGGACTCATAATAAAATATGTTCTCCCCAGGGGCCTGATTCAATAGAAAAATCCTTCTATACACAGACAATTTCCTGCCAAAAACAGCAAATGATTAATGTATAAATTAATGTATAAATGGGGAATTATGAAAAAACCGGTAACTATTTTACTAAATATCGTATTACATAGTATTATATGGCAAAGACAGGATTCTTACTGGTTGGACATGGTAGCAAGAAACCGTACAATAAAGAACTCATTGAAACAACAGCAGACCTGGTTGCATCAAAAGAAGACAGATTCCTCGTGAAATCCGGATTCATGAGCATTAACGAACCAACGGTGCAGGAAAAACTTGAGGAATTTAAGGGAGAAGACATCGAAAAACTCGTTGTTGTGCCACTCTTCCTCGCAAAAGGTATCCACATCTTAGTCGACATTCCTGAAATCCTCGGACTTGCTGAAGGTTCAAATGCCGGCACGTTCGCCCTTGCAAACGGAACCGAAATTCCTCTGCTCTACGCACAGCCTATTGGCAGTGACCCGATGCTTGCTGATCTGATGATTAAAAACGCAGATGCAGTACTGAACAATCAGTCCTGATTCATATGTATATTCTGGTGGTTGACACCATCCATGGCGGGACCGAAATATCCCGCCATCTTTTATTGCAGGGTCATCGTGTTGACACTGTTGATGTGTACCGTGGAGACGGCAGTATCTCAGTTGATGAGGCACTGAAACGGACATATGATATCATCGCAGCACCGGTCCATCTCGACCCTGGCCATCCCCTGATGCAGATGACAGCACAGTACCGGACGCATCACCAGATGACTCCCTTTTGTCTGGGAAAAACCTGTCCCCGTTTTACCGTAGAAATCACCGGAGCACGGGGGAAAACGACCACGGCGCATGCACTTGCATCTATTCTTCCGGGATCCGGTATTCTGCTCTCTTCTGTCGGGATTACTGAATTTCCGTCACAAACGGTGTTAGGCAAAAAAAGCATCACCCCTGCATCGACCATTGTCGCAGCAAAGATGGCCATTGCCTCCGGTGGCTGGCTGATTGCAGAGGAATCTCTGGGGGTCAGTGGCATAGGTACTCTTGGCATTCTGACATCAGATGAGGATTACCTCTGTGCAGGCGGAAAAAAGCATGCAGCAGAGATCAAAAAGGGGATGCTTCTCTCCTGCAAGACCATTCTCGCCGCACCCGGCATATCCTGGGAGGATGAGCGAATCCTCCACGCAGAAGATATTGTCTCCTGCGAAGATGCGGTTTGCACATGGTCATACAAGGGGAGGGAGGGATCATTCACCAATTCCCTCCTCTGTCTCACCGCTTACCGAAATGCCATACAGACTGCCGCCGCTGCAGCATGCATTTTGGGATACTCACCAGATCTTCTCAGAACATTTACCGCCCTTCCGGGAAGACTCCATGCCACGCCGGTTGGCTCATCGGTACTAATTGATGACGCAAATTCCGGTACATCACAAAAAACCGCCATTGAAGCAGTCCGATATGGTAGGACTATCCTCCCGGAATCACCGGTGCATCTTGTTATCGGTGCTGAAGCAGAG
Above is a window of Methanogenium organophilum DNA encoding:
- a CDS encoding triphosphoribosyl-dephospho-CoA synthase, whose protein sequence is MRRSECAQIAMMLEVCAYPKPGNVDRCHDYEDTWLEHFLASAILARPAFVTAEYSTAGLGACLKEAVSLTAVHEGGNTHFGAYILLFPLIMGDGIEGALDITARTTVEDALNFYEAFGLTEVRMNKTDDLDVNDPESARHIRDEKLTLKDIISYSAPGDMVCREWLNGFALSRRVADFLLAAPDGKQAIVRAFFSLLESEPDTFIIKKHGRDIAEWTMKQAKEVSAGIRSAEDFDEECLARGINPGSIADITIAGIYLALREGWNWESSQTA
- a CDS encoding methanogenesis marker 9 domain-containing protein; protein product: MPKKNEYNRMIMDPYDRYELMVNGTVVQTPIALASMAGVVDAEYALARSENAGMVCIGGYSIDEATMAASRLLVESGREEFLTDNPIAEIRAQAQILVESGLVVAVNMRGSAPESFAAVARAVGPGLVYEIDAHCRQEPIIATGCGEALLHDTGKLEETVRALKAENVTVSVKIRAGVADDDRALARALWQAGADILHIDLMDFGHTKLRQIRNACPLILIANNSISSFSVAKDMLAHGADLISLARHADPETLASLNEKIAAYADETGWYNAPKQLCRGGDIRSLTFCCMPVKKCPLLPVLETLGISRNEFMSLKLNGVKNTPIEGGENTCFGSLAWCCKSSTPCIFRNMALQEAGLSLPDYMRYKRRLSEKLMKRVFEGDAFYATE
- the cfbE gene encoding coenzyme F430 synthase; amino-acid sequence: MYILVVDTIHGGTEISRHLLLQGHRVDTVDVYRGDGSISVDEALKRTYDIIAAPVHLDPGHPLMQMTAQYRTHHQMTPFCLGKTCPRFTVEITGARGKTTTAHALASILPGSGILLSSVGITEFPSQTVLGKKSITPASTIVAAKMAIASGGWLIAEESLGVSGIGTLGILTSDEDYLCAGGKKHAAEIKKGMLLSCKTILAAPGISWEDERILHAEDIVSCEDAVCTWSYKGREGSFTNSLLCLTAYRNAIQTAAAAACILGYSPDLLRTFTALPGRLHATPVGSSVLIDDANSGTSQKTAIEAVRYGRTILPESPVHLVIGAEAENICEGFSLTDIKHVIETTEPDSVILVGSAYPDDTESQLSYPCVHLSTLAEGEEYAKTISHAGVIVLAVKTWR
- a CDS encoding DUF447 domain-containing protein → MELGILADGINEVIATTVNPETGIPNAAPMGIIARRGRTMMQLFHGTHTEANIRASGWVVANLTFDPMVYVESAFGDLPDEAFTEISTKILTEGVDIPVTMQRLSVGEGCEAWEAFTTTIVSDNPKTLVVELTPVASEILDLQPHPPNRAFAGIIEATVHATRYVMTRDPELWALIEQSAEIVRKCGGEEHVAALEVLIAFCQE
- the cfbA gene encoding sirohydrochlorin nickelochelatase, with the translated sequence MAKTGFLLVGHGSKKPYNKELIETTADLVASKEDRFLVKSGFMSINEPTVQEKLEEFKGEDIEKLVVVPLFLAKGIHILVDIPEILGLAEGSNAGTFALANGTEIPLLYAQPIGSDPMLADLMIKNADAVLNNQS
- a CDS encoding reverse transcriptase N-terminal domain-containing protein produces the protein MDWKSVEEFVNRLQTRIAKAVQKEQ